A genomic window from Rattus norvegicus strain BN/NHsdMcwi chromosome 9, GRCr8, whole genome shotgun sequence includes:
- the Rpl7l1 gene encoding 60S ribosomal protein L7-like 1, translating into MSSSWSTGKMAEEGERKKIPLVPENLLKKRKAYQALKATQAKQALLAKRERKGKEFRFRRLESFVHDSWRQQRDKVRVRRLEVKPRALEVPDKHSLAFVIRMERIQGVSLLVKSTIMKLGLKKLFSGVFVKVTPQSMRMLRTVEPYVTWGFPNLKSVRELILKRGQAKINNKTVPLTDNTVIEEHLGQFGVICLEDLIHEIAFPGKHFQQISSFLCPFHLSVARHATKNRVGFLKEMGSPGYRGDRINQLIRQLN; encoded by the exons ATGAGCAGTAGCTGGAGCACTGGGAAGATGGCGGAGGAAGG ggaaagaaaaaagatccCTTTGGTTCCAGAAAATCTCCTGAAAAAGAGGAAGGCTTATCAAGCGCTCAAAGCCACTCAGGCAAAGCAGGCTCTTTTGGCAAAGAGAGAG agaaaagggaaagaattcCGGTTTAGACGACTAGAATCTTTCGTGCATGATTCCTGGCGGCAGCAACGAGACAAGGTGCGTGTCCGGCGACTAGAAGTGAAGCCGCGCGCTTTGGAGGTCCCTGATAAACACTCCTTGGCCTTCGTTATACGCATGGAAAG GATTCAAGGAGTGAGTTTATTGGTAAAGAGCACCATCATGAAACTTGGCCTGAAGAAGTTGTTCAGTGGCGTCTTTGTCAAGGTCACCCCTCAGAGTATGAGAATGCTGCGCACAGTGGAGCCTTATGTGACCTGGGG ATTTCCAAATCTGAAGTCTGTCCGAGAACTCATCTTGAAGCGTGGACAAGCAAAGATTAACAATAAGACTGTCCCTCTGACCGACAACACAGTGATTGAGGAGCACTTGG GGCAGTTTGGTGTCATTTGCCTGGAAGACCTCATCCATGAAATTGCCTTCCCTGGGAAGCATTTCCAGCAGATCTCTTCATTCTTGTGCCCTTTCCACCTCTCTGTGGCCCGTCATGCTACCAAGAATAGAGTGGGCTTCCTCAAGGAGATGGGCTCGCCTGGCTACCGGGGTGACCGCATCAACCAGCTCATCCGGCAGCTCAACTAG
- the C9h6orf226 gene encoding uncharacterized protein C6orf226 homolog: MDVPGGVCSRSGALSSADPAPASVTLAELLHLVQKGQELPGLEKRHITATHGEPTVSLLPRKSKPWEDAGSAASSCTAALDSRTQPPTIEEPSRGSPAYQLDGGPRDS, translated from the coding sequence ATGGACGTGCCTGGCGGAGTCTGCAGCCGGAGCGGAGCACTTTCGTCTGCGGATCCGGCTCCTGCCTCGGTGACCCTGGCGGAGCTCCTGCATCTGGTCCAGAAGGGCCAGGAGCTCCCAGGCCTGGAGAAACGCCACATCACTGCGACCCACGGTGAACCCACGGTGTCTCTGCTCCCACGGAAGTCCAAGCCCTGGGAAGACGCGGGCTCGGCCGCCTCATCCTGCACTGCCGCCCTAGACTCGAGGACGCAGCCTCCGACCATCGAGGAGCCGTCCCGGGGCAGCCCAGCCTACCAACTCGATGGAGGCCCAAGGGATTCCTGA
- the Ptcra gene encoding pre T-cell antigen receptor alpha precursor, with product MPRHEWAMARTWLLLFLGLRCQALPSGIAGTPFPSLAPPVTLLVDGRRHTLVVCLVLDAAPPGLDSLVWFSGGNGSALDAFTYGPSPAPDGTWTSLGQLSLSSEELEAWEPLVCHTRPAAGGLNRSTHPLQLSGEEASTDRTCPQETLRGTQRQVLRLSVLRLLLFKLLLLDVFLTCSRLCVLAGQHLLPPPSSKQAPASTHQSWT from the exons ATGCCTCGTCACGAGTGGGCCATGGCTAGGACATGGCTGCTGCTTTTCCTGGGCCTCAGGTGTCAGGCTCTACCATCAG GCATCGCTGGCACCCCCTTTCCTTCTTTGGCTCCACCCGTCACGCTGCTGGTGGACGGAAGGCGGCACACGCTGGTGGTCTGCCTGGTCCTGGACGCAGCACCCCCTGGCCTTGACAGCCTTGTCTGGTTCTCAGGTGGAAACGGCAGTGCACTAGACGCCTTCACCTACGGGCCCTCTCCGGCACCAGATGGCACCTGGACTAGCCTGGGCCAGCTTTCCTTGTCCTCTGAAGAGCTTGAAGCTTGGGAGCCCTTGGTCTGCCACACTAGGCCTGCAGCCGGAGGCCTCAACAGGAGCACGCACCCCCTCCAGCTGTCAG GGGAAGAAGCTTCCACAGACAGAACCTGCCCTCAGGAGACTCTCAGGG GGACACAACGTCAGGTACTGCGGCTGAGCGTCCTGCGTCTGCTCCTCTTCAAGCTGCTTCTGCTAGATGTGTTCCTGACCTGCAGCCGCCTCTGTGTGCTGGCGGGCCAGCACCTATTGCCACCACCCTCAAGCAAGCAAGCCCCAGCTTCCACCCACCAAAGTTGGACTTAA